The following proteins come from a genomic window of Trichoplusia ni isolate ovarian cell line Hi5 chromosome 16, tn1, whole genome shotgun sequence:
- the LOC113502170 gene encoding uncharacterized protein LOC113502170 has translation MKRIRLLLVAAVLLIKEATCEPPVDSASLPLEHRTGAGYGPPLPPSHTDDPWPLATPDSPKIKHLQVQCEKTRMRVNIEFDRPFYGMIFSKGFYSDSHCMHLKPGTGHLSATFEIFLNSCGMSSSANHNVAAYGSPTPSGSYVENTIIVQYDPYVQEVWDQARKLRCTWYDFYEKAVTFRPFQVDMLHAVTANFLGDNLQCWMQIQVGKGPWASEVSGIVKIGQTMTMVLAIKDDENKFDMLVRNCVAHDGKRAPIQLVDQYGCVVRPKIMSKFQKIKNFGPSASVVSFAYFQAFKFPDSMNVHFQCVIQVCRYNCPEPKCGGLGADYGVPLLGGNTLGADEYGVPNSPHAEYGPPPPAPHGEYGVPPAFPDPRHPADATGSFSEKRDDAVPPPQAQVSSTPNAPSPSSPAPARDEDEVNLPPPPPPGRRGVYNTVKRKDEGHGNLATLGGRPRSVEDLPERLVGVRRRRETSSPTRIYKRDAQEMTDVNTSRTIQVVAPGDVNFALNNAAANETVVIQSPASDPETICMSVPSFVAGLVMLLLVLVVASLVAAFLFVRVRALDRKGAHGAAAYFETDYVKHTN, from the exons ATGAAGAGGATCAGGTTGCTGCTGGTGGCCGCTGTGCTCCTCATAAAG GAAGCGACATGCGAGCCTCCGGTGGACTCGGCTTCGTTGCCGTTGGAACATCGGACAGGTGCCGGCTACGGCCCGCCCCTGCCACCCTCACACACGGACGACCCGTGGCCCCTGGCGACACCGGATAGCccgaaaataaaacacttacaaGTTCAATGTGAGAAGACACGCATGCGCGTCAATATAGAATTTGACCGGCCCTTCTACGGCATGATCTTCTCTAAAGGATTCTACAGCGACTCTCACTGCATGCATCTTAAGCCAGGAACTGGACATTTGAGTGCAACTTTCGAAATCTTCCTCAACAGCTGTGGAATGTCTAGCTCTGCCAATCACAACGTTGCTGCTTATGGAAGTCCAACTCCAAGTGGCTCCTACGTTGAGAACACGATCATTGTCCAGTATGATCCCTATGTCCAAGAAGTATGGGATCAAGCAAGAAAACTTAGGTGTACGTGGTATGACTTTTACGAAAAGGCAGTTACATTCAGACCGTTCCAAGTGGATATGTTGCACGCTGTCACCGCGAACTTTCTCGGGGACAACCTGCAATGCTGGATGCAGATACAGGTTGGAAAAGGACCATGGGCTTCAGAAGTGTCAGGCATAGTTAAAATTGGACAGACCATGACTATGGTTCTCGCTATCAaagatgatgaaaataaattcgataTGTTAGTGCGAAACTGCGTGGCACATGACGGCAAACGAGCACCTATCCAATTGGTTGATCAATACGGATGTGTGGTAAGACCTAAGATAATGAGCAAATTCCAGAAAATCAAGAACTTTGGCCCCTCCGCATCTGTAGTGTCTTTCGCATATTTCCAAGCATTCAAATTCCCCGACTCAATGAATGTACACTTCCAGTGCGTTATTCAAGTATGCAGATATAACTGTCCAGAACCTAAATGCGGTGGTCTCGGCGCAGACTACGGAGTACCATTGTTAGGAGGAAATACTCTTGGTGCTGACGAATATGGTGTACCGAACTCACCTCACGCTGAATATGGCCCACCACCACCAGCACCTCACGGAGAATACGGCGTCCCACCCGCTTTCCCCGATCCACGACATCCAGCGGATGCGACAGGATCGTTCTCAGAAAAACGCGATGACGCCGTACCGCCCCCTCAAGCTCAGGTCTCCTCGACACCAAACGCGCCCAGCCCATCTTCACCTGCACCAGCAAGAGATGAGGACGAAGTCAACCTACCTCCCCCTCCTCCTCCAGGCCGTCGCGGTGTATACAACACTGTTAAGAGGAAAGACGAAGGCCATGGAAACCTGGCCACCCTAGGAGGAAGACCACGCTCGGTGGAGGACTTACCGGAAAGACTAGTCGGTGTAAGACGAAGGAGAGAGACGTCATCGCCTACAAGAATCTATAAACGTGACGCTCAAGAAATGACAGACGTCAATACTAGTCGAACAATACAAGTGGTAGCGCCTGGCGACGTTAACTTCGCGCTGAACAACGCCGCAGCCAACGAGACAGTGGTGATCCAGTCGCCGGCGAGCGACCCGGAAACGATATGCATGTCGGTGCCGTCGTTTGTGGCGGGACTGGTGATGCTGCTGCTGGTGCTGGTGGTGGCGTCGCTGGTGGCCGCCTTCCTGTTCGTGCGCGTGCGCGCTCTGGACAGGAAGGGCGCGCACGGGGCCGCCGCCTACTTCGAGACGGATTACGTGAAGCACACGAACTAG